One window from the genome of Manis pentadactyla isolate mManPen7 chromosome 15, mManPen7.hap1, whole genome shotgun sequence encodes:
- the COQ9 gene encoding ubiquinone biosynthesis protein COQ9, mitochondrial produces the protein MAAAAVTGALGRAGWRLLQLRCLPVSRCRPAMVPRAFHASAMQLKASDEQKQQSSPSFSQQHSETQGAGEPHPESSRSPPRYTDQGGEEEEDHESEEQLQHRILTAALEFVPAHGWTAEAIAEGAQSLGLSSAAASMFGNDGSELILHFVTQCNTRLTHVLEEEQKLVQLGQTEKRKTDQFLRDAVETRLRMLIPYIEHWPRALSILMLPPNIPSSLSLLTSMVDDMWHYAGDQSTDFNWYTRRAVLAGIYNTTELVMMQDSSPDFEDTWRFLENRINDAMNMGHTAKQMKSTGEALVQGLMGAAVTLKNLTGLNQRR, from the exons atggcggcggcggcggtgacTGGCGCGCTCGGCCGGGCGGGCTGGAGGCTCCTGCAGCTGCGGTGCCTGCCCG TGTCCCGCTGCCGACCAGCCATGGTGCCACGTGCTTTCCATGCTTCAGCAATGCAGCTGAAGGCTTCAGATGAGCAGAAGCAGCAGTCTTCCCCCTCTTTTTCTCAGCAACATTCTGAGACACAGGGGGCAGGAGAACCCCACCCAGAGTCGTCTCGTTCACCCCCCAG GTACACAGATCAGGgcggtgaggaggaggaggaccatGAGAGTGAGGAGCAGCTGCAGCACCGCATCCTGACGGCAGCCCTGGAGTTCGTGCCTGCCCATGGGTGGACAGCAGAAGCAATTGCAGAAGGAGCCCAG TCTCTGGGTCTCTCCAGTGCAGCAGCCAGCATGTTTGGGAATGATGGCAGTGAGCTGATACTGCATTTTGTGACCCAGTGCAACACTCGGCTCACCCATGTGCTGGAAGAGGAACAGAAGCTGGTACAGCTGGGCCAGACAGA GAAGAGGAAGACAGACCAGTTCCTGAGGGATGCAGTGGAAACCAGACTGAGAATGCTGATCCCGTACATTGAGCACTGGCCCCGG GCCCTCAGCATCCTCATGCTCCCTCCCAACATCCCATCCAGCCTGAGCCTGCTTACCAGCATGGTGGACGACATGTGGCATTACGCTGGGGACCAGTCCACTGac TTTAACTGGTACACCCGCCGAGCTGTGCTGGCTGGCATCTACAACACAACAGAGCTGGTGATGATGCAGGACTCCTCCCCAGACTTTGAGGACACTTGGCGCTTTCTGGAAAACCGGATTAATGATGCAATGAACATGGGCCACACAGCCAAGCAG ATGAAGTCTACTGGAGAGGCACTGGTGCAAGGACTCATGGGTGCAGCTGTGACA CTCAAGAACTTGACAGGTCTAAACCAGCGCCGGTGA